A single Cupriavidus sp. D39 DNA region contains:
- a CDS encoding TetR/AcrR family transcriptional regulator, with product MIKAGRALAEQRGDLDDISLNDVVKAAETSIGAFYARFKDKEAFLQVMLEAALDEAEALTKKSVARDPVWQAGPATAIVERIVRVYVGQFRQNRGLFKGFLRHYSATGGGDNPMRLANRRIQDLLVPLLARQIDSPRAGTADFEVRVAIQFLVGTLANLLLNDPGPLHLEQRKLETHLIRMMRRYLLLPEA from the coding sequence ATGATCAAGGCCGGCCGGGCGCTCGCAGAGCAACGCGGCGACCTGGATGACATTTCCCTGAACGATGTAGTGAAGGCGGCCGAGACGTCGATTGGTGCCTTCTATGCCCGCTTCAAGGACAAGGAGGCGTTCCTCCAGGTCATGCTTGAGGCCGCGCTGGACGAGGCCGAAGCGCTTACGAAAAAATCGGTCGCCAGGGATCCGGTCTGGCAAGCCGGCCCGGCTACGGCCATCGTCGAGCGCATCGTGCGCGTCTATGTAGGCCAGTTTCGCCAGAATCGTGGCCTGTTCAAAGGATTCCTGCGGCATTACTCCGCAACCGGGGGCGGCGACAATCCCATGCGGCTGGCCAACCGCCGCATCCAGGATCTGCTTGTGCCATTGCTGGCCAGGCAGATCGATTCGCCACGCGCAGGCACCGCGGACTTCGAGGTGCGCGTGGCCATCCAGTTCCTGGTGGGCACGTTGGCCAATCTATTGCTCAACGATCCGGGCCCGCTGCATCTGGAGCAACGCAAGCTGGAAACCCACCTGATCCGGATGATGCGCCGCTACCTGTTGCTGCCAGAGGCGTAG
- a CDS encoding NAD(P)H-dependent flavin oxidoreductase, with protein sequence MDGLIVEGSEGGGFKNQRDVASMVLLPLVCSKIEVPVIAAGGFCDGATMAAAFAMGAEGIQMGTRMLSSVESPVHDNWKNAIVDARETDTVFLNRGGNGPALRALRTARTSRIEEQVPESIKSEFAGVQQLYFGGDMEAAVPLTGQVCGRIDSIMPVRQIIDETIRDFSRAVDGLAARYGAKKA encoded by the coding sequence GTGGATGGCCTGATCGTGGAGGGCAGCGAGGGCGGCGGCTTCAAGAACCAGCGCGACGTCGCGTCCATGGTGTTGCTGCCGCTGGTTTGCTCGAAGATCGAAGTCCCGGTCATCGCCGCCGGCGGCTTCTGCGACGGCGCCACCATGGCGGCGGCGTTCGCCATGGGTGCCGAGGGCATCCAGATGGGCACGCGCATGTTGTCGTCGGTAGAATCGCCCGTGCATGACAACTGGAAGAACGCCATTGTCGATGCGCGCGAAACAGATACCGTATTTCTCAATCGCGGCGGCAATGGCCCGGCACTCCGGGCCTTGCGCACGGCACGCACATCCCGGATCGAAGAGCAGGTGCCTGAAAGCATCAAGAGCGAATTCGCCGGCGTGCAGCAGCTTTACTTCGGCGGCGACATGGAAGCGGCCGTGCCGCTGACCGGGCAGGTTTGCGGGCGCATTGATTCGATCATGCCGGTGCGTCAGATCATTGACGAAACGATTCGGGATTTCAGCCGGGCCGTGGATGGGCTGGCGGCACGTTACGGCGCCAAAAAGGCTTGA
- a CDS encoding aldehyde dehydrogenase family protein — MAEATQDRSNLNRPYWGAILGGNVVEAGGDQEFFIVEEAATAKPLGRVVSADEALVGRVVADSRQAYENDWRRRSPRERAQLLHQVASKIREHADELAELEAREVGKPKRDALRFDVSYCHACFDYFAGLADTLHGEILDQGAIEARVLFEPYGVVAAILPFNWPPIHFAKKSAPALAAGNTVVVKPGEQAPLTVMRLVELANQVLPPGVLNVVPGIKAGPALASHPKVERISFTGATATGRRVLHSAAENITYATMELGGKNALLILEDADMEVALNVALEGMFYNQGEACTSTARILVHESRYAEFETKFARATEKLVVGNGLDARTDIGPMVDGKQRDRVMGYIDIALREGARLVTQGTLPTDSQYEHGYWVPPTVLGDIVPTMTVAQEEIFGPVACLMRFKTEDEAIDIANGTAYGLTAAIVTTDEDRAWKLARRLEAGMIFVNNYMRRAFLGSPFGGVKGSGYGRENATETLKEFVRSKNVRFPSGKTPIPTWPPKD, encoded by the coding sequence ATGGCCGAAGCTACGCAAGACAGATCGAACCTGAATCGCCCGTACTGGGGAGCCATTCTTGGCGGCAACGTCGTCGAGGCTGGCGGTGACCAGGAGTTCTTCATAGTCGAGGAAGCAGCGACTGCCAAGCCACTGGGCCGCGTGGTGTCCGCGGACGAAGCGCTCGTAGGTCGCGTGGTGGCGGATTCGCGACAAGCTTACGAAAATGACTGGCGCCGGCGTTCGCCGCGCGAGCGCGCGCAGTTGTTGCACCAGGTTGCTTCGAAAATTCGCGAGCACGCTGACGAACTTGCCGAACTCGAGGCACGCGAAGTCGGCAAGCCAAAGCGCGATGCACTCCGCTTTGATGTCTCTTATTGCCATGCCTGTTTCGACTATTTCGCGGGCCTGGCCGATACGCTCCATGGCGAAATCCTTGACCAGGGTGCGATTGAAGCGCGCGTACTATTTGAACCGTATGGCGTGGTCGCAGCCATCCTTCCGTTCAATTGGCCACCGATTCACTTTGCGAAGAAGTCTGCACCGGCACTGGCTGCGGGAAATACCGTCGTCGTGAAGCCGGGTGAACAGGCGCCACTCACCGTGATGCGACTGGTCGAACTGGCCAATCAAGTGCTGCCCCCAGGCGTGCTAAACGTCGTTCCAGGCATCAAGGCCGGGCCCGCTCTGGCGTCGCATCCCAAGGTGGAGCGCATCAGCTTTACAGGTGCAACCGCAACGGGCCGCCGCGTTCTGCATAGCGCGGCGGAGAACATCACTTACGCGACCATGGAGCTTGGTGGCAAGAATGCGCTCCTCATTCTGGAGGATGCGGACATGGAGGTGGCCCTGAATGTCGCGCTCGAGGGCATGTTCTACAATCAAGGCGAAGCGTGCACGTCGACGGCGCGCATTCTCGTCCATGAATCCCGATACGCGGAGTTCGAGACCAAGTTTGCTCGGGCCACCGAGAAACTCGTTGTCGGCAACGGACTGGATGCGAGGACGGACATCGGTCCAATGGTCGACGGCAAGCAGCGCGATCGCGTGATGGGGTATATCGATATTGCCCTGCGCGAAGGCGCACGGCTCGTCACGCAAGGTACGTTGCCGACCGATTCACAGTATGAGCACGGCTACTGGGTTCCACCCACCGTCCTTGGCGATATCGTGCCGACGATGACGGTCGCCCAGGAAGAGATCTTTGGGCCTGTTGCATGCCTGATGCGCTTCAAGACCGAGGATGAAGCCATCGACATTGCAAATGGTACGGCCTATGGGCTGACCGCCGCGATTGTTACGACAGACGAGGATCGTGCATGGAAGCTCGCGCGTCGCCTCGAAGCCGGCATGATCTTCGTTAACAACTACATGCGCAGGGCTTTCCTTGGATCGCCATTCGGCGGCGTGAAAGGAAGCGGGTATGGTCGTGAAAACGCGACCGAAACGCTAAAGGAGTTTGTACGCTCCAAGAATGTTCGTTTCCCGTCCGGCAAGACGCCGATTCCGACGTGGCCGCCTAAAGACTAA
- a CDS encoding type II toxin-antitoxin system HipA family toxin: MTTSKPLFIYLQRPDTGAWVTVGRYALHADGRTGVFRYAPSYMDAALPWSIDPVNLPLIAGIDHLAHRYRGLHDVLRDACPDSWGRMLLQREHNLTEDAHDSAYLRLARNGDRWGALAVGISRKPSVDVIASPKLPQLEGLAEELLAMYERRPPVDARLRKLLMATPSLGGARPKGTLQDGEDYWLVKPILPSDTADIPSLEHFTLQWGAAAGMNFARSVHHQVGDGLSVVRICRFDRRGEQRTMALSGASLLGAEYPGGLSASWSYPRLAQELKRIGAPLEDRIELFDRMVFNAMVGNDDDHPRNHAAIFHATDRRWRLSPAFDVVPNPDEHPRTLIMQLSEGRFDITREAVLADAVHFGFDDKSAAATHLSQWVARIADTFPAVDAHLSPALRQLMRDRLANGVKALQA, from the coding sequence ATGACTACTTCTAAGCCGCTATTCATCTACCTGCAACGCCCGGACACCGGCGCTTGGGTAACCGTCGGTCGTTATGCGCTACACGCGGATGGACGCACCGGCGTGTTCCGGTATGCCCCGAGCTACATGGATGCGGCCTTGCCCTGGTCCATCGATCCGGTCAACCTGCCACTCATTGCCGGCATCGACCATCTAGCCCATCGATATCGCGGCCTGCACGATGTATTGCGTGATGCCTGCCCGGACTCATGGGGACGGATGCTTTTGCAGCGCGAACATAACCTCACCGAAGACGCGCACGACAGCGCATACCTGAGACTGGCCAGGAATGGCGATCGATGGGGTGCGCTCGCTGTTGGCATCTCACGCAAGCCTTCCGTGGATGTCATCGCAAGCCCCAAGCTGCCGCAACTAGAGGGGCTGGCCGAAGAGCTGCTTGCCATGTACGAAAGGCGCCCTCCTGTCGATGCGCGGCTGCGCAAGTTGCTCATGGCCACGCCCAGCCTGGGCGGCGCTCGGCCCAAGGGGACGCTACAAGACGGAGAGGACTACTGGCTGGTCAAGCCGATCCTGCCCAGCGACACGGCAGACATTCCCAGCCTGGAGCATTTCACCCTGCAGTGGGGTGCAGCCGCGGGCATGAACTTCGCCCGCTCGGTGCACCATCAGGTCGGCGACGGACTGAGCGTAGTGCGCATTTGCCGTTTTGATCGCCGCGGCGAGCAAAGGACAATGGCGCTCAGTGGTGCATCCCTGCTGGGTGCCGAGTATCCAGGCGGACTGTCGGCTTCATGGAGTTATCCGCGCCTGGCACAAGAACTGAAAAGGATCGGCGCGCCGCTCGAGGACCGGATCGAACTGTTCGACCGCATGGTATTCAACGCGATGGTGGGCAATGACGACGACCATCCACGCAATCACGCGGCCATCTTCCACGCAACGGATCGCCGTTGGCGGCTCTCGCCGGCGTTCGATGTCGTTCCCAATCCCGACGAACATCCCAGGACGCTGATCATGCAACTGTCCGAGGGACGCTTCGATATCACACGCGAGGCAGTGCTGGCGGATGCGGTGCATTTCGGGTTCGATGACAAGAGCGCAGCCGCCACGCATTTGAGTCAATGGGTGGCGCGTATTGCCGACACGTTTCCTGCCGTGGATGCCCACTTGTCTCCCGCACTGAGGCAACTAATGCGCGACCGCCTGGCAAATGGCGTAAAGGCCCTCCAAGCGTAG
- a CDS encoding family 1 encapsulin nanocompartment shell protein, with product MNNLHRELAPITSAAWSQIEQEVARTFKRSVAGRRVIDLIGPGGAELAGVGTGHLRDIEAPLQGVGAKLREVKALVQLTVPFELQRETIDSVERGALDSDWQPAKEAARQLAFAEDRAIFDGYQAAGIVGIREGSSNPKFTLPADVNEYPNVISGAIEELRLAGVDGPYSVLLGADAYTALAGARDQGYPVVDHIKQIVSGEIIWAPAISGGSVLSTRGGDYALHLGEDLSIGYISHTDQVVRLYLRETLAFLMLTSEASVSIALSQ from the coding sequence ATGAATAACCTGCACCGCGAACTCGCCCCGATCACCAGTGCCGCATGGTCACAAATTGAACAGGAAGTGGCGCGTACCTTCAAGCGTTCGGTGGCTGGACGGCGCGTGATAGACCTTATCGGCCCCGGAGGCGCGGAACTGGCCGGCGTGGGCACCGGACACCTGCGTGACATCGAGGCGCCGCTGCAGGGCGTCGGCGCGAAGTTGCGCGAGGTCAAGGCCCTGGTTCAGCTGACCGTGCCGTTTGAACTCCAGCGCGAAACGATCGACAGCGTCGAGCGCGGCGCGCTCGACTCCGACTGGCAGCCAGCAAAGGAAGCGGCGAGGCAGCTCGCGTTCGCGGAGGATCGCGCAATCTTCGACGGCTATCAGGCGGCGGGCATCGTCGGGATCCGCGAAGGCTCGTCGAATCCGAAGTTCACGCTGCCAGCCGACGTCAACGAATATCCGAACGTGATCAGCGGTGCGATCGAGGAGTTGCGGCTCGCGGGCGTCGACGGCCCCTACTCCGTGCTCCTCGGCGCCGACGCATACACCGCGCTCGCTGGGGCGCGCGATCAAGGTTATCCGGTCGTTGACCACATCAAGCAGATCGTCAGTGGCGAGATCATCTGGGCGCCGGCGATTAGCGGCGGCAGCGTGCTGTCGACCCGCGGTGGCGACTACGCATTGCACCTTGGCGAGGATCTGTCGATCGGCTATATCAGCCATACGGATCAGGTCGTACGGCTGTATCTGCGCGAAACGCTTGCGTTCCTGATGCTGACGAGCGAGGCATCGGTCTCGATCGCGCTGTCACAGTAA
- a CDS encoding LysR family transcriptional regulator has product MMDLRRLSHVLALADALHFARAAERVHLSQPAFSRSIQAIEADLGIRLFDRDVGDVRPTPAGAFVIERARRLLFDARCLQRDVDLFRDSQLGDTAFGAGPFPAATLMPRALSELRSLYPKVALRVEEGNWKQLLERLRTEDLEFFVADVRDLPEDPGLEIRPLGTQSGFFYVRTSHPLAGRRCTVADAWQYGVAATKLPNVLKTELARVLSMPAGEQAVLALECDDIAILRAVALSTDTVLAATHTSVQADLDAGTLLPLRIEGLPSLFSEMGVVSLRNRTPSPMAQNAISCIARVAGEVNAWLA; this is encoded by the coding sequence ATGATGGACCTTCGCCGTCTCAGCCACGTTCTGGCGCTGGCCGATGCCCTGCATTTCGCGCGGGCGGCCGAGCGCGTCCACCTCAGCCAGCCTGCGTTCAGCCGCAGCATCCAGGCTATAGAGGCGGACCTCGGCATCCGCCTGTTCGACCGTGACGTGGGCGATGTGCGGCCGACTCCGGCCGGCGCGTTCGTGATCGAACGGGCCCGCCGGCTGCTCTTCGATGCGCGCTGCCTGCAGCGCGATGTCGATCTCTTTCGAGACAGCCAACTAGGGGACACCGCTTTCGGCGCCGGGCCATTTCCGGCGGCGACGCTGATGCCGCGAGCGCTGTCCGAACTGCGGAGCCTCTATCCCAAGGTGGCCTTGCGCGTGGAAGAGGGCAACTGGAAGCAGTTGTTGGAGCGCCTGCGCACCGAAGACCTCGAGTTTTTCGTCGCCGACGTGCGCGACCTGCCGGAAGATCCGGGACTGGAAATCCGTCCATTGGGGACGCAATCCGGTTTTTTCTACGTACGCACCTCGCACCCGCTTGCCGGGCGCCGATGCACGGTGGCCGATGCCTGGCAGTACGGCGTCGCGGCGACCAAGCTGCCGAATGTCCTGAAGACCGAACTGGCCAGGGTGCTCAGCATGCCGGCTGGCGAGCAAGCCGTGCTCGCGCTCGAGTGCGATGACATTGCTATCCTCAGGGCCGTGGCGCTGTCCACCGACACGGTTCTCGCCGCCACGCATACGTCGGTGCAAGCCGATCTCGATGCCGGCACGCTGCTGCCGCTGCGCATCGAAGGACTGCCTTCGCTGTTCTCCGAGATGGGCGTTGTCAGCCTGCGCAACCGGACCCCGTCGCCGATGGCGCAAAATGCCATCTCCTGCATCGCGCGGGTCGCCGGCGAGGTGAACGCCTGGCTCGCCTGA
- a CDS encoding Dyp-type peroxidase: MPTPVPEPQAVSSTVTRSAIFIVATLTEGDGHADTVRAWCGDVAAVVRGVGQRVPAGNLSCVCGFGSGAWDRLFGEPRPAALQPFREFGTGKRVAIATPGDLLLHIRADSMDLCFELATRLLGKLGDAIRVVDEVHGFRNFDMRAMIGFVDGTENPAGREAVDFTVIGDEDTEFAGGSYVIVQKYLHDMAGWDALPVETQERIIGRKKLSDIELDEKVKPSSSHSSLTTLVENGQEVKILRDNMPFGRPGAGEFGTYFIGYARSPAPIEQMLENMFVGRPPGNYDRLLDYSSAVTGSLFFVPSADLLAGLADRDAPAASVGQSAPSASAASHQQGSLNIGSLKGSHQYE, from the coding sequence ATGCCTACACCTGTCCCCGAACCGCAAGCCGTTTCCAGCACAGTCACCCGCAGCGCGATATTCATCGTTGCGACGCTCACCGAGGGTGACGGCCACGCCGACACCGTCCGCGCGTGGTGTGGCGACGTCGCCGCAGTCGTGCGCGGGGTCGGTCAGCGCGTGCCGGCCGGCAATCTGTCCTGTGTCTGCGGCTTCGGCTCCGGCGCATGGGACAGGCTGTTCGGCGAGCCCCGTCCTGCGGCGCTGCAACCGTTTCGGGAGTTCGGCACCGGCAAGCGCGTCGCCATCGCGACCCCGGGTGACCTCCTGTTGCACATCCGCGCCGATTCGATGGACCTCTGCTTCGAGCTTGCCACCCGACTGCTCGGCAAGCTCGGCGATGCGATCCGGGTCGTCGACGAGGTGCACGGCTTTCGTAACTTCGACATGCGCGCGATGATCGGCTTTGTCGATGGCACTGAGAATCCGGCCGGACGCGAGGCGGTCGATTTCACGGTGATCGGCGACGAAGATACCGAGTTCGCCGGCGGCAGCTACGTCATCGTGCAGAAGTATCTGCACGACATGGCCGGGTGGGACGCTCTTCCTGTCGAAACGCAGGAACGCATCATCGGGCGCAAGAAACTGTCCGACATCGAACTGGACGAAAAGGTTAAACCCTCGTCATCGCACAGTTCGCTGACGACGCTCGTCGAGAATGGACAAGAAGTGAAGATTCTGCGTGACAACATGCCGTTCGGACGCCCAGGCGCGGGAGAGTTCGGCACCTACTTCATCGGCTACGCCCGTTCGCCCGCACCGATCGAACAGATGCTGGAGAACATGTTCGTCGGACGGCCGCCCGGCAATTACGACCGGCTGCTCGATTACAGCAGCGCAGTCACTGGCAGCCTGTTCTTCGTCCCGTCGGCCGACCTGCTCGCAGGGCTCGCGGACCGCGACGCACCTGCTGCCAGTGTTGGTCAATCTGCTCCCTCTGCGTCGGCCGCGTCGCACCAACAAGGCTCATTGAATATTGGATCGCTCAAAGGAAGCCATCAGTATGAATAA
- a CDS encoding ferredoxin--NADP reductase — protein MQFHNLTVAQITRETEDARSYALLVPDALQQSFVYRAGQHLTFRVNVDGNILLRSYSLSSSPEAGGLPVVTVKRIPGGRVSGWFHAQVGAGTQLEVSAPTGRFVCEAMDAPLFFCAAGSGITPVLSMIRSALASTSRAMTLYYANRDGDSTIFAAQIARLARGNPERLTVHLHYDDADGFPERGKIAALLSAVPHCQLYLCGPGPFMRTVLEAAEVAGMAPGRVHLERFDAAAQEPDVASAAPLPAQACDATVTLGGALHVVRIASGQSLLQAALACGVDAPYACEEGYCGSCAAKCVDGAVVHARNDVFSADELAAGWILTCQARPRQERPVAITFDV, from the coding sequence ATGCAGTTCCACAATTTGACTGTCGCGCAGATCACTCGGGAGACCGAAGACGCCCGTTCCTATGCGCTCCTGGTCCCCGATGCACTGCAGCAATCCTTTGTTTATCGCGCCGGCCAGCACCTCACCTTCCGGGTAAACGTGGACGGGAACATCCTGCTGCGCAGCTATTCGCTTTCCAGTTCGCCCGAGGCCGGCGGCCTTCCGGTCGTCACCGTCAAGCGCATCCCGGGTGGCCGCGTTTCGGGCTGGTTCCATGCGCAGGTCGGCGCCGGCACGCAGCTGGAGGTGAGCGCGCCGACTGGCCGGTTCGTGTGCGAGGCCATGGATGCGCCGCTCTTCTTCTGCGCGGCGGGCAGCGGCATTACGCCGGTACTGTCGATGATCCGTTCCGCGCTGGCATCCACCAGCCGCGCGATGACGCTTTACTACGCCAATCGCGATGGCGACAGCACCATCTTCGCGGCGCAGATCGCCAGGCTGGCGCGCGGCAACCCCGAACGGCTGACCGTGCATCTGCACTACGACGACGCCGACGGTTTTCCCGAGCGTGGCAAGATCGCCGCCCTGCTCTCGGCCGTGCCGCACTGCCAGCTCTATCTGTGCGGCCCCGGGCCATTCATGCGGACCGTGCTGGAGGCCGCTGAAGTGGCCGGCATGGCGCCGGGGCGCGTGCATCTGGAACGGTTTGACGCTGCCGCGCAGGAGCCCGATGTGGCAAGCGCGGCGCCGTTGCCTGCCCAGGCTTGCGACGCCACGGTAACCCTCGGCGGCGCCCTGCATGTGGTGCGGATTGCCAGCGGCCAGTCCCTGCTGCAAGCCGCGCTGGCCTGCGGCGTGGATGCGCCCTATGCTTGCGAGGAAGGCTATTGCGGCTCGTGCGCGGCCAAGTGCGTGGATGGCGCGGTCGTCCATGCGCGCAACGATGTCTTCAGTGCCGACGAGCTTGCTGCCGGCTGGATCCTGACCTGCCAGGCGCGCCCACGCCAGGAGCGGCCGGTCGCCATCACCTTCGACGTATGA
- a CDS encoding helix-turn-helix domain-containing protein: MPKKLLHAEAVPSLVAERLRIWGRCIRTQRVAQHVPAADLCARMGISDATLRRVERGDPGAGAATYLTALLILGVLDTAAPPLDPRYWATSAHARARPPASEKDDDYF; the protein is encoded by the coding sequence GTGCCGAAGAAGCTGTTGCATGCCGAAGCCGTGCCATCGCTGGTCGCCGAGCGCCTGCGCATCTGGGGCCGCTGCATACGCACGCAACGCGTCGCACAACACGTTCCCGCCGCAGACCTGTGCGCGCGCATGGGTATCTCCGACGCGACCTTGCGCCGAGTTGAACGAGGCGATCCCGGCGCAGGCGCCGCGACCTATCTCACTGCTCTGCTGATACTTGGTGTGCTGGATACGGCCGCGCCACCGCTGGACCCGCGCTATTGGGCTACGAGCGCGCATGCCAGGGCTCGCCCGCCCGCATCCGAGAAGGATGATGACTACTTCTAA
- a CDS encoding TetR/AcrR family transcriptional regulator, with protein sequence MTSEITAPFDAAAPTLRAGLKQPRQERSEATLKALLAAGRALINEAGSLTGFSLADLVRAASTSVGAFYARFPDKETFCALVLEDTLAELRAELDYSLATDPTWNAGPAHAICARIVGFYIGLFRKHRGLFAAYMRHSPAQNPLWQPIREANRQILDAMVPRLASHVAAGRFSGPDDETRIAVQLVISALTNIVLHTPSALDLYDPRLEQRLTEMLHRYLALPAADVCLAYASGSNR encoded by the coding sequence ATGACATCCGAAATCACGGCACCCTTTGACGCCGCAGCGCCGACGCTGCGCGCGGGGCTGAAACAGCCCCGCCAGGAAAGAAGCGAAGCCACGCTGAAGGCTCTGCTCGCAGCCGGGAGGGCGCTGATCAACGAAGCCGGCAGCCTGACCGGCTTCTCGCTCGCCGATCTGGTGCGGGCCGCCTCCACGTCGGTTGGCGCGTTCTATGCGCGCTTTCCGGACAAGGAGACGTTCTGCGCGCTGGTGCTGGAAGACACGCTGGCGGAGCTGCGCGCCGAGCTGGACTATTCGCTGGCCACGGACCCCACCTGGAACGCAGGGCCGGCCCACGCGATCTGTGCGCGCATCGTTGGCTTTTACATTGGCCTGTTCCGCAAGCACCGTGGCCTGTTCGCCGCGTATATGCGGCATAGCCCCGCGCAGAATCCCTTGTGGCAACCCATTCGCGAGGCCAACCGGCAGATCCTGGATGCCATGGTGCCGCGCCTGGCCAGCCACGTTGCCGCCGGGCGTTTCAGCGGGCCGGATGACGAGACCCGCATAGCGGTCCAGCTTGTCATCAGCGCATTGACCAATATCGTGCTGCATACGCCCAGCGCCCTGGACCTGTACGATCCACGGCTGGAGCAACGGCTCACCGAGATGCTGCACCGCTACCTTGCCTTGCCAGCGGCGGACGTGTGTCTTGCCTACGCCTCTGGCAGCAACAGGTAG
- a CDS encoding ferritin-like domain-containing protein, whose product MSSLHRYTLPVVQTGWSIGSQVSTEFNWEYDNENSKLLQLYQTSKKQQWNATDRIDWSQELDPENPQELDDRMIPIYGTPLWEKMGKHDRIDVRRHQQAHSLSQFLHGEQGALMVSARIVQMVPEMDAKFYAATQTMDEARHVEAYSRLLHEKVGIIYPITSGLKSLLETILTDSRWDFCYLGMQVLVEGLALAAFQRIRDFSKNPLAASINAYVMQDEARHVAFGRTALRGYYPQLTEAERKEREDFVIEACYLMRDRFDQKEVWSRLGLPEEECAKAVRESETMRQFRQRLFSRIVPTVKDIGLWSPRVQAAFADMGAIEFANVDVEAQFAQDQKIAEEFDARRVVMESIEAAQAQASH is encoded by the coding sequence ATGTCATCCCTTCATCGTTACACGCTGCCGGTGGTCCAGACAGGCTGGTCGATCGGCAGCCAGGTGTCCACCGAGTTCAACTGGGAGTACGACAACGAGAATTCCAAGCTGCTGCAACTCTACCAGACCAGCAAGAAGCAGCAATGGAACGCCACCGACCGGATCGACTGGTCGCAGGAACTCGATCCCGAGAACCCGCAGGAACTCGATGACCGGATGATCCCGATCTACGGCACGCCGCTATGGGAAAAGATGGGCAAGCACGACCGCATCGACGTGCGCCGCCACCAGCAGGCGCATTCGCTGTCGCAGTTCCTGCATGGCGAGCAGGGCGCGCTGATGGTGTCCGCGCGCATCGTGCAGATGGTGCCGGAAATGGACGCCAAGTTCTATGCCGCCACGCAGACCATGGACGAAGCACGCCACGTGGAAGCCTATTCGCGCCTGCTGCACGAGAAGGTCGGGATCATCTATCCGATCACTTCCGGGTTGAAATCGCTGCTTGAAACCATCCTGACCGACTCACGCTGGGACTTCTGCTACCTCGGCATGCAGGTGCTGGTGGAAGGGCTGGCGCTGGCCGCGTTCCAGCGCATCCGCGACTTCTCCAAGAATCCGCTGGCCGCATCGATCAACGCCTACGTGATGCAGGACGAAGCGCGCCACGTCGCATTTGGCCGCACAGCGTTGCGCGGCTACTATCCGCAATTGACGGAGGCCGAGCGCAAGGAGCGCGAGGACTTCGTGATCGAAGCCTGCTACCTGATGCGCGATCGCTTCGACCAGAAGGAAGTATGGAGCCGCCTTGGGCTGCCGGAAGAAGAGTGCGCCAAGGCGGTGCGGGAGTCCGAGACCATGCGGCAGTTCCGCCAGAGGCTGTTCAGCCGCATCGTGCCGACCGTCAAGGATATCGGGCTGTGGAGCCCGCGCGTGCAGGCCGCGTTTGCCGACATGGGCGCCATCGAGTTTGCCAATGTCGACGTCGAGGCGCAGTTCGCGCAGGACCAGAAGATTGCGGAGGAGTTCGACGCGCGCCGCGTGGTGATGGAGTCCATCGAGGCCGCTCAGGCGCAAGCCAGCCACTGA